A region of the Exiguobacterium aurantiacum DSM 6208 genome:
TCGCCGATTCGATCAAACGGGCACGGGCTAAAGGTGTCGTCATCGTCGCCTCGTCCGGTAACGACGGTGCGACAAAAGTATCGTTCCCTGCGAACATGAAAGAAGTCATCGCCGTCGGGGCGGTCGACTCACAGCACCGGGTCGCCGCATTCTCAAACATGGACAGCCAAGTGAAAGTCGTGGCTCCCGGTGTCAACGTCTTGTCGCTCGGATTGAAGAACAGTTTCATCTTCATGGACGGCACGTCGATGGCCGCGCCGATGGTGACGTCAGGCATCGCGCTCGTCAAATCGGTGAACCCGTTCTTGACGCCGACGGACATCGACGGGTTGTTTCAAAAAATGCCGCGCGTGAGCGGTAAGCCATACACGGAGCTGAACACGAAACGGCTGCTCGACGCGACGCCGCGCCCGGTGTCTATCTCAGCCCCGGCGACGCTCACGAACCGGTATGTCCAAGAAGCGAAACTTTCCGTCATGAACCGACCGAACTTGAAAACGACGTACACACTCTATCAAGGGACACGGAAACTGAAGACGCTACCGGCGAACGGCGGCGCTTTCACGATGTATGCCGGTGGGGACTGGTTACCGAGCGGACAGTATCGGCTCACGGCCGTCGTCACGGACGGGAAGTACAAGCGCTCCTCTAGCCGAAACGTCACGTACGTCAACCCGGTCAAGACGAGTGTAGCGGTCAAAGCGGCCGACGCGCAGACGTTCGAGTTGACGACGACGCGTAAAGGGGTCGTCACGGTGCTTGATGCGACAGGGAAGACCGTCTACGAGGCGCTCCATGTGCCTGGCACGTTCCCGGTACGCGGTGACACGGGCTCGAACTTGACCGTCGTCTTGAAACCGACCGACATCTCCGAACGTGTCGTCTCGAAAACTTACGTGCCGGCCGCGCCGCCGGTTGAAGAACCGGTCGAAACGATCGAACAGACATGAAAAACACCACCTTACCCGTTGACGGTCTCGTCATCGGGTGGGGTGGTGTTGTTTTCATATGTCAGTCGATGGTGATCGCTTCACCTGTCCAACGAATGCTCGCTTCTAGCACGTTCCCGTTGTCATCGATATGTTCAAAACTTAATTTCCCGTCGGCGATGATGGTACACAGGCCGACACGAACGAGGTCGCTCCAGTCACGGCGCGTCTGAACCGATGCATCGAATAGCGGGATCGATTCAGGAAAACGTTCATGCAGATGGGCCAAGTTATGGTGATCGAAATGGTAAGGCCGTTTTGACAATTCGTTCGGTGCTTTAATGTCGAACGGCTCAAAACCTTGGACGAGTCGATTTTTACGATAGAAGGCGAACACGCCGTTATTTGGGTGGAGCGCTTTAATGTCATCGATTTCAATCACATAGGTCAGCCGTTGGATCCAACCGTTCTTTGCATCTTGACGCATCAAAATCCCTCCTTGTTCAATGGAACACGCCTTATTTTAGCGCTGACCGCCATGAAAATCAAGTTCAGCTTGTCGGTTGTCAACGTGACGTTTATCGGCTACAATGGGTGAAGTGACTATGAGGTCTGGACAATCGCGGGGCGCAAGCTTTGAGGAAAGTCCATGCTCGCACAGCCTGTGATGGCTGTAGTGATCGTGCTACACGAAAAGATAAGTGTAGGCAACGCAAGTTGACGGCAGAAGAAGCACCTAAGTCCTCGGATATGGTGCAAGCTTCTTGAAAGTGCCACAGTGACGGAGTCTGACCGGAAACGTTCAGAGTGGAACGAGGTAAACCCCACGAGCGAGAAACCCAAACTATGGTAGGGGAACTTCCTGACCGGAACCGAACGGGACGGAGGGCGCCAGACGGCGCAGATAGATGATTGTCACTCCATCGTGCCAGGGAGACCGTTATGAGCACCGGAGTACAGAACATGGCTTACAGGGCAGCATAGTCTCTTATCTTACATCGACCAGGAGTTCAAGCAATCCTACTTGAGCTCCTTTTTACTTGACCATTTTAGGACGAACAAATAGAAAGTAGGGATACTATGGCAAAACGAAAATTGATCGCCACAGCGGCGATGGGCATCGAGGCGCTCGTCGCCAAAGAAGTGCGTGACCTCGGCTATACGTGTGAAGTCGAGAACGGTCGCGTCTACATCGACGCCGAGATGGAGGATATTCCTCGCCTGAACTTATGGCTCCGTACGGCCGACCGCGTCAAGCTCGTCGTCGCCGAGTTCAAGGCGACGACGTTCACCGAGCTGTTCGACGGGGTCGTCGATCTTTCATGGACGGATTTGATGCCGTGGGACGCCCGGTTCATCGTCGACGGCCGCTCGGTCAAGTCGAAGCTGTTCTCGATTCGCGACTGTCAGAAGATCACCGAGAAGGCGATCGTCGACGCGATGCAGCGCGGCTATAATAAACCGGGCGAATGGTTGCCGAAAACGGGGGCGTTCTATCCGATCGAGGTCGCCTTGTTGAAAGACGTGGCGACGATCACGATCGATACGTCGGGCGAGGCGCTCCACCGTCGCGGATACCGCGAACTTCATTCGCAAGCCCCGCTCAAAGAGACGATGGCCGCGGCCATGATCCAGCTGACGAACTGGAAGCCGGACATGCCGTTCTATGACGTCTTTACCGGCTCGGGTACGCTCGCCATCGAAGCCGCGCTCATCGGCCGTAACATCGCGCCTGGTCTCAACCGTGAGTTCTGCTCGCAAGACTGGCCGTGTGTGCCGAAGAAGGCATGGTACGAGGCGATCAACGAGGCGAACGATAAAGCCGAGTGGGACAAGCCGCTCAAAATCTACGGCATCGATCTCGACCCGCGCATGGTCAAGCTCGCTAAGGACAACGCCGAACTCGCCGACGTGCGTGACGCCATCACGTTCGTCCACAGTGACGCGGCCGCGTTGAAGCCGAAAGAAGAGTACGGCGTCATCATCGGTAACCCGCCATACGGGGAACGGTTGCAGACGGAAGAAGAGATCATCGACTTGTATGAACGGATCGGTCAACAGTTTGCCAAGTATCCGGGCTACAGCGTCTATATGCTGACGAGCTATGAGGACTTCGAGAAGGCGTACGGCCGCCCGGCGACGAAACGCCGCAAGCTGTACAACGGGAATATCGAGACGCAGTACTACCAGTTCTTCGGCAAACGTCCTCCGAGACGTTCAACAGAGCCATTTGTAGAGGGTAAGTAATCACCCATTGCACACTAATTGCACAATTTTTATTTTTTTCTGCCGCAGATACACGAAAACCGCTCCCTAGAGCGGTTTTTTTTACGTCCTCGATCATGGTGGAGAAGAGCTCGGTCGTGTCTCCCTGAGTAGTGTGCAATACGTGAGCGTAGATATCCATCGTCGTTTTGGCATCTGCATGGCCCAATCGTTCCTGGATGACCTTCGCATGGACGCCGGCCTTGATGAGCAGCGTCGCAGGGGTATGTCGTAGTTCACGCATCGTGATCTCAGGAACCTCGGCCGTTTTGACGGTCAGGTTATGACGTCGTCGCAACCCAGAGTACCAGACATAGGCGCCCTTGATGCCGAGGCAGACAAGGTCCTCGTCGTTACGCCATCCGAACTTGACCATGTCATACTTCTGCCGGAGCCTGGACTTTTCGAGGAAGCGGTTCAACTGGTCGGGGATGGTGACGACCCGAACCTTCTTCCCTTTGGTCTGCTCGAACGAATAGCCGCCCTTCGTCTCGATGGCGGTACGGGCGATCGTGATTTGTTTGCGCTCGAGGTCGATGTCGGACTAACGGAGGGCCGTCGCCTCGCGGGCACGCATGTCGGTATAGACGATCAGGTGGACCGCTGTACGATAACCGTTCGCCATCGTCTCATCCGCCGTCTCGAGGTAACGTCTCAGCTCATCTGGTGTGAGCGTCTTGTATTCCTTCAAGCCCTCAGACAGTTTCTCGACGGCAGCCATCGGGTTGTCGGCCTTGTAATAGTCGAGACGGCGCGCCCAGGAGAAGAAGCCGACATATACGCTCCGGCGGATGTTGACGGTGTTCGGCTGTAGGCCAGCATCGAGATATTCACGGAGCAGGCGGAGGCAGTGCTGAGGTTTCACATTCTCCATGTTGAGACGCTTGAACCAGCCCGGCACGTTCTCGACGAAACTGGTGTATGAGTGGTACGTCGTCTTGGCCATCGTCGTCTTGATGTAAAACTCGAGCCAGTCATCGAGCACCTCGCCGACACGTCCTTTCGGACGGACCTTGACGAACTCGCCTTCCTTCTGCGCACGGATCTGGTCGGCGACCCAATATTCGACCGTCTTCTTTCGTTCGTCGGAGAAGTAACGCTGCACGCGCTTGCTTTCCTCGTTGAACCCAAGTGAGAGCCGCACCTCCCATTTGCCGGTCTTCTAGTTCTTCTTGATGTTTGCCATTCACGTCAACCTCCTTTTACACTGGCAAATATTACGAACGTACTTTCGTTTTTTTGTTGTTTCAAGTTTAACAAATTATGAACGCGGAAATACTAAAAATAGAACTGATTACTCTTTTCGCACTTTTTTTTACCATTCTCGCAACATTATTGTTATTATTAATACGAATATAAGTCAAAAATAAGAACAGACGTTCTTGGTCAACGTAATTTAGAACGAGCGGAAGTGAATTATTTAGTAAGGGGGAATAGTTATGTATGATGTACAGCAAATTGTGAGGTTTTTCTTAAGTATGGATGACATGACACCAAAAAAACTTCAAAAACTATTATATTATGCTTATTCGTGGTTCTTAGTATTCGAAAATGAAAAAGTGATAGATAATCCTGCTCCTATTCGTTTGTTTAATGAGAGAATCGAGGCATGGGTTCATGGGCCAGTTGTCCCTAAAATTTATCATCAGTTCAAGGATAGAGGAGCTAATAACATTCCTAAAGATGAAAGCTTTGTTCCTGATGAAGCAGGATTTACAGCTGAGACTTTAGAAATTTTGTTTCAAGTGTGGGATGTCTATGGCAAATATAACGGAAATCAACTTGAATCTATCAGTCATCAAGAAGAGCCTTGGAAAGAGGCGCGTGGGGACCGGTCACCGATTGCCATCTGTAACAACATCATCAATGATGAAACGATTTTTGAGACTTATGGATCTCGTTTATAAGAGGAAATAATAATGCCGGAGCCTATTCGAAAAAATATACATGATATCAATGCTTTTGCAGACGGAGTAAAATCACCTGAGAAAGAAATAAAATCTTCAACACTACCTCGAGAAGCTAATCATCCTCAATTTTTTCTCTCGAATCCAGATTGGATGCGTGGAGCAAGAGTCAAAGGCGGTATGACAACCTATCTTAAGGATGCGGAGCAATATGCTGAAAAGATAGCCTTCATAATGATATCTTTACTTCCGAAGTTGATGAAGGATTGGAAAAGTCTTTACCCTAATCCGAATGCACGTCAATTTCCACATTGTCATGTACTGAATGGGAATGCATTAAAACGTGCAAAAGATATAATTAATGAGATTTATCCGGATGCTGACTATTCTTCCGAGTATCTTAAAAACATATGGCAGTTTGGTTTTTCACAAGGGATTCGTCTAGTGTGTGGGGTTAACAACAATGATGAGATTTATCCTTTCTTCGTAGATTACCATCACCTACTTAATCCAGATAAAAATTATAATCAGCAAGATTTTGCTTCTTTTAGGTATTGTCCAAAGGTTTTAGCCAATGTGTCTAATCAAACTTTTGACAATGTAGGTTACGCTTCTATTCTCCATTTGCCACAAGACAAAGCATCTGATCTTTTAAATGATGTGTGTGATACGTGTAAAGACATTGTATATGACATGTACGAAGAATTGATTTGAGGATAACGAGCCGAAAGGCTCTTTTTTGTCTTCAATTCGTACCAACTGCTTATTTTATTTACATATTTATTAAAAAAAGGCTCATCACCATAATCCGTGGTTGACACTGGTGCGACCGATTTCTAACCGCAGCCTCAAGAAGAAACGGTCTAGGTTCCGATAGCCGTATGCTCGCCGTTTGATGAGCTTGATCTTGTTGTTCGTCCCCTCCATCTTCCCGTTCGAGAGTCGTGAAAGGATCGTCCTTTGGACCGCCTTCTCTCTGGCCTGAATCGTCTTCGCGATCTTCGCCAGGGGCCCGCACGGGTGGAACCGGTATCGGGACAGCCAATCTGACAGCCGGCGCCTCGCTTGGACGTCGCTCGACGCCTTCAGCACATAGCGGATGTGTTGGAGGCCCCGGTAAACCTCGCGCGTGACCCTGTCCTCGGCGAGGCATGCCCGGACAATCTCATGACCTTCGGCCGTCAGTTCCTCCGGGCGTCGCGCGAGTGACCGATCGATTGACCGGACATGGTACTGGCGCTTCGTGTCGTCCAAGAAACGCCTCCGGCGTCGGAGTGCCTCGGTGAAGAACTGGACGAGATGGAACCGGTCGAGTACATGGTCCGCATCCGGGAACACGCGTGCGATCGCATTCGCCATCGCAGGGGCGAAATCGCTGACGACGGTCATCACGGTCCCGGGGACCGACGCGAGTGCGGCCGTGACCGCCGACTCGTCTCGCCCTGGGACGATGGAGAGCAGTCGCCCGCTTTCTGCGTCCAGGACGGCGGTCGCATAATGATGGCCCTTCCGCGTGGCGAACTCGTCCACGAGCACGTGACGGGCATCCGCCTCCTCGATTCCTTTCGATGCATGAAGATAGAACCACCGTTCCACGGTGGTGTAAGGGAGTTCATATTCACGGGCGACGTCCGCGATCGTCCTCCCGTGACATCGTCGTGCGATGGCCTCACGGAAAGAACGTGTGGAGGAGTGACCCAAACCGAGCCCATAGTCATGGACGAACGTGAGTTCGCATGCCCCGCAGCGTTGGCGCGGGATGTCGAGCTCGATCCAAATCGTACCGACTCCCCAGGCGTAGCCGTGACGGAATCGGCGTCGCGTTTTGGCGTGACGCGTCGTCCCGCACCCGCAGACCGAACATGCGACGTCCCGGTCTCGTACAGAGACCGGGAAGACATGGGGTTCCTCGTCAGAGGGCGCCTCGATTTGAAAAAACGGTGGCAGTGGAAGAATTAATTTGATAAACTGTTGGGACAAAGCGAAAACTCCAATCGTGGTTTGTCTAGACAACAATTACGATACTGGGGTTTTCGCTTTTTTTCTATTTCCGAGCACTGTTCTTAGAATCCGAGGTCAACCACACGTTTTGGTGATGAACCTAAAAAAATTAACTTTATGATAGATAAGTGGTAATTTAATACTATATATTGATTATTTAAGTTATTTTCACATTAGATAAACTGCTAATCATTTTATAAAAATAAATTTGAGGTGAAGAAAATGAGCAAAAAAAGTGAAAGAGTCCCCATTCCTTCACAACTTAAAAGACAGATTAGAACAGAAGCTGGGTTTGGTTGTGTTTTTTGTGGAATGCCAATCATTGAATATCACCACATCATACCTCACGCAATTGTAA
Encoded here:
- a CDS encoding S8 family peptidase codes for the protein MKKILLLTALTLLVPTTAGAASKPVILEKHGYVVAEPRVGNQYYIKQTGTDLTWNTTRGAADIVVALIDSSADRTHKELLNVPRVVNSMKGPYSVDYHGTHTAGIMSGLHNKYGIAGLAPNVRYHFYNVFYGKNSEFTDSWTVAKAVDTAVAKGATIINLSLGGQDYDRVLADSIKRARAKGVVIVASSGNDGATKVSFPANMKEVIAVGAVDSQHRVAAFSNMDSQVKVVAPGVNVLSLGLKNSFIFMDGTSMAAPMVTSGIALVKSVNPFLTPTDIDGLFQKMPRVSGKPYTELNTKRLLDATPRPVSISAPATLTNRYVQEAKLSVMNRPNLKTTYTLYQGTRKLKTLPANGGAFTMYAGGDWLPSGQYRLTAVVTDGKYKRSSSRNVTYVNPVKTSVAVKAADAQTFELTTTRKGVVTVLDATGKTVYEALHVPGTFPVRGDTGSNLTVVLKPTDISERVVSKTYVPAAPPVEEPVETIEQT
- a CDS encoding THUMP domain-containing class I SAM-dependent RNA methyltransferase codes for the protein MAKRKLIATAAMGIEALVAKEVRDLGYTCEVENGRVYIDAEMEDIPRLNLWLRTADRVKLVVAEFKATTFTELFDGVVDLSWTDLMPWDARFIVDGRSVKSKLFSIRDCQKITEKAIVDAMQRGYNKPGEWLPKTGAFYPIEVALLKDVATITIDTSGEALHRRGYRELHSQAPLKETMAAAMIQLTNWKPDMPFYDVFTGSGTLAIEAALIGRNIAPGLNREFCSQDWPCVPKKAWYEAINEANDKAEWDKPLKIYGIDLDPRMVKLAKDNAELADVRDAITFVHSDAAALKPKEEYGVIIGNPPYGERLQTEEEIIDLYERIGQQFAKYPGYSVYMLTSYEDFEKAYGRPATKRRKLYNGNIETQYYQFFGKRPPRRSTEPFVEGK
- a CDS encoding tyrosine-type recombinase/integrase; translation: MRLSLGFNEESKRVQRYFSDERKKTVEYWVADQIRAQKEGEFVKVRPKGRVGEVLDDWLEFYIKTTMAKTTYHSYTSFVENVPGWFKRLNMENVKPQHCLRLLREYLDAGLQPNTVNIRRSVYVGFFSWARRLDYYKADNPMAAVEKLSEGLKEYKTLTPDELRRYLETADETMANGYRTAVHLIVYTDMRAREATALR
- a CDS encoding Panacea domain-containing protein, with the protein product MYDVQQIVRFFLSMDDMTPKKLQKLLYYAYSWFLVFENEKVIDNPAPIRLFNERIEAWVHGPVVPKIYHQFKDRGANNIPKDESFVPDEAGFTAETLEILFQVWDVYGKYNGNQLESISHQEEPWKEARGDRSPIAICNNIINDETIFETYGSRL
- a CDS encoding ISL3 family transposase — its product is MSQQFIKLILPLPPFFQIEAPSDEEPHVFPVSVRDRDVACSVCGCGTTRHAKTRRRFRHGYAWGVGTIWIELDIPRQRCGACELTFVHDYGLGLGHSSTRSFREAIARRCHGRTIADVAREYELPYTTVERWFYLHASKGIEEADARHVLVDEFATRKGHHYATAVLDAESGRLLSIVPGRDESAVTAALASVPGTVMTVVSDFAPAMANAIARVFPDADHVLDRFHLVQFFTEALRRRRRFLDDTKRQYHVRSIDRSLARRPEELTAEGHEIVRACLAEDRVTREVYRGLQHIRYVLKASSDVQARRRLSDWLSRYRFHPCGPLAKIAKTIQAREKAVQRTILSRLSNGKMEGTNNKIKLIKRRAYGYRNLDRFFLRLRLEIGRTSVNHGLW